The genomic segment TATACAATGCTACAAATGTTTTTAAGAAATGATTAAAAACAAGTAGAAACGGACACAAAAAATTCCTTTGAAAAGGCTTTTTGGGGTTTTGGGAATTTAACTCTTAAATTTTAATACAAATTTAATATTTTTTATGAAAATTTTATACATACTTCTCTTAAAATACTACATATAGGTGTTTTTAAGTATTTGTAAAAATGTATTAATGATCAAATTATATGTATAAAAAAGTAACATTTTATCTTTAGGATAAAATTTTTAAGCTTTTTGATTTTACTAAATATAAGGGTTTTAATTATTAAGCATTAAATTTTTATGATAGTCCTATAAAAAACAAAAAAACTCGTGAATTTAATTATATGAGAGACAAGATCTTAGTGTAATCTAAGCTATTTTTTATTTGCCATTTGATAGATAAAAGCAAAAACTTCAGCCACAGCCTTATACATATTTGGCGGGATTTCATCTCCAAGATCAAGCTTACTTAGGATTTCTACTAGATCTTCATCTTCTTTGATCGGCACGCCATGTTCTTTAGCTAAGCAAATAAGCTTTGAAGCTTGCTCACCCTTACCTGTGGCAAGGACTTTTGGAGCATTTGCTAGTTCTTTGTTGTATCCTAATGCAACTGCTTTTCTTATGGATTTTGTCTTAGCCATTTTAAGCCTTTTTATCTATACCCATTTCAAAATCATAACTTCTGCCAGAGCTTGTATTGTCAAATTGAGATCTTATGATATCGCCCACGAAAAAATTTGAGTTTAAAAGTCCTACTTTATTGATATTTCTTTTCAGCTCATGTGCATTTTCATAAATCCTTTTTCTAAATTCTTTGTTTTCAGCCATGATATTGATATCTAAATATTTATCATTATTTAGGGCAAGAAGGACATCAAGTTCGCCAAGACTTGCAAAATTTAGCTTGATCCTAGCAAAATACTTATCCTTTTTGCCTCTTCTAAATATAATTTTTGATTCATTTAAATCTTCCCATTCAAGAGGTAAGGAGGTGTTAATAGAATCATTTGCTAGGGACATGAGTTGATTAAGCTCTATTTGGGTAAGCAGGCGATTTGCC from the Campylobacter sp. MIT 99-7217 genome contains:
- a CDS encoding FlhB-like flagellar biosynthesis protein — translated: MAKTKSIRKAVALGYNKELANAPKVLATGKGEQASKLICLAKEHGVPIKEDEDLVEILSKLDLGDEIPPNMYKAVAEVFAFIYQMANKK